The following coding sequences are from one Comamonas koreensis window:
- a CDS encoding MFS transporter, producing the protein MQSTAVSKRNILAAVIGNALEWYDFLVFAFMTPIVAKLFFPSNPNDPSDDLNRILMTTAVFGVGFFMRPVGGILLGLYGDRKGRKAAMVMVTGIMAVAIALITFAPTYQGVGIWAPIFIVLARLLQGFAAGGEFGTSTALLIELAPKGKRGFYGSWQMTGQMAALLIGAAVGTLITDFFTQEQLMSWAWRIPFAVGLLIVPVAIYIRRHVEEPETFVKMQAAQKAGTVKQVGVLEMLRTHARETLVGMGLVVTATVSIYITFTYLVTYSTVTLKLPLHDTFMVQMAGAALMVVLMPFMGAWSDRVGRRPLMIGSLLGYLVVLYPLYAWLTDGPSIAKLMTVQVVVCLFVSVFFGVFSTVMAELFPANVRSVGMSMAYNIAVMVFGGFAQFIVTWLIKTTGSTMSPAFYVMFGVTLGLIAAFFIRERAHDDDLDGEMV; encoded by the coding sequence GTGCAATCTACTGCTGTATCCAAGCGAAATATTCTGGCCGCTGTCATTGGCAACGCGCTCGAATGGTATGACTTCCTGGTCTTTGCCTTCATGACGCCCATTGTGGCCAAGCTGTTCTTCCCCTCCAACCCCAACGATCCGAGCGATGACCTCAACCGCATCCTGATGACCACGGCGGTGTTTGGCGTGGGCTTCTTTATGCGTCCGGTGGGCGGCATCTTGCTGGGCCTGTACGGCGACCGCAAGGGCCGCAAGGCGGCGATGGTGATGGTCACCGGGATCATGGCCGTGGCCATTGCACTGATCACCTTTGCGCCGACCTACCAGGGTGTGGGTATCTGGGCGCCTATCTTCATCGTGCTGGCACGCTTGCTGCAAGGTTTTGCCGCAGGGGGCGAATTCGGCACGTCGACGGCCTTGCTGATCGAGCTGGCGCCCAAGGGCAAACGGGGCTTTTATGGCTCCTGGCAGATGACGGGCCAGATGGCGGCACTGCTGATTGGCGCGGCGGTGGGCACCTTGATCACCGACTTCTTCACCCAGGAGCAGCTGATGTCCTGGGCCTGGCGCATTCCCTTCGCGGTGGGCCTGTTAATTGTGCCGGTGGCCATCTATATCCGCCGCCATGTCGAAGAGCCAGAAACCTTTGTGAAGATGCAGGCCGCGCAAAAGGCGGGCACGGTCAAGCAAGTGGGCGTGCTGGAGATGCTGCGCACCCATGCGCGTGAAACCCTGGTGGGCATGGGCCTGGTGGTAACGGCCACGGTGTCCATCTACATCACCTTCACCTATCTGGTGACCTATTCGACCGTCACCTTGAAGCTGCCGCTGCACGATACCTTCATGGTGCAGATGGCCGGTGCGGCGCTGATGGTTGTGCTGATGCCCTTCATGGGCGCCTGGTCCGACCGGGTGGGCCGCCGTCCCTTGATGATTGGTTCGCTGCTGGGCTATCTGGTGGTGCTGTACCCGCTGTACGCCTGGCTGACCGATGGCCCGAGCATTGCCAAGCTGATGACCGTGCAGGTCGTTGTGTGCCTCTTTGTGTCGGTGTTCTTTGGCGTCTTCAGCACGGTGATGGCTGAGCTCTTCCCTGCGAATGTGCGCTCTGTGGGCATGTCCATGGCCTACAACATCGCCGTGATGGTGTTTGGCGGCTTTGCCCAGTTCATCGTGACTTGGCTGATCAAGACCACGGGCTCGACGATGTCGCCGGCCTTCTATGTGATGTTTGGCGTGACTTTGGGACTGATTGCGGCGTTCTTTATCCGTGAGCGCGCGCATGACGACGACCTGGATGGCGAGATGGTCTGA
- a CDS encoding EAL domain-containing protein, with protein MAAAMVFTSPAPPIAWQPIKDASGAVTGHEIFNRSRTASSHTLESDLALTHAVLSHIEPAPLLGDGLLFLNTTFESLRGSHLNLLPASQVVLEIPSLGHAASSEALARRPALEALRAKGFALAFNHSVLDSAYAPWHDLVNYLKIDFSVLSAERAVLMLQWARRISGATLIADKIESTAQLQLAQENKAHLLQGYAVSRPEPIPARVVLPSTADVAALAQALNNKADTATLVELLQHRPALLFNLLRMAQSQNLEARAPYLSLPELVQAYPAEDLKAWETLLQAVAAKIPQLPQIQHCEKLYPRLSAELAAKAQAQWPQVPAGNLQLVAGALLLGHILGMGVEHTASQLLPGALASSARLLAQEWQALLPVLA; from the coding sequence ATGGCAGCTGCCATGGTGTTCACATCACCCGCACCCCCTATTGCCTGGCAGCCGATCAAAGATGCCAGCGGCGCCGTCACCGGCCACGAGATATTCAACCGCTCCCGCACCGCGTCGTCCCATACGCTGGAATCAGACCTGGCGCTGACGCATGCCGTGCTCTCGCACATCGAGCCCGCCCCCTTATTGGGCGATGGCCTGCTGTTTCTGAACACCACGTTCGAGAGCCTGCGCGGCAGCCATCTGAATCTGCTGCCTGCAAGCCAGGTGGTGCTGGAGATCCCGTCACTGGGCCATGCCGCATCGTCTGAAGCGCTGGCACGCCGCCCCGCGCTGGAGGCCTTGCGTGCCAAAGGTTTTGCGCTCGCGTTCAACCACTCGGTGCTCGATTCGGCCTACGCGCCCTGGCACGACCTGGTCAACTACCTGAAGATCGATTTCTCGGTGCTTTCGGCCGAGCGCGCGGTACTGATGCTGCAGTGGGCGCGCCGCATCTCTGGCGCCACCTTGATCGCCGACAAGATCGAGTCCACTGCGCAGCTGCAACTGGCGCAGGAGAACAAGGCCCATCTGCTGCAAGGCTATGCGGTCAGCCGCCCAGAACCCATACCCGCCCGGGTCGTGCTGCCCAGCACCGCCGATGTCGCGGCACTGGCTCAGGCGCTGAACAACAAGGCCGATACCGCGACCCTGGTCGAGTTGCTGCAGCACCGCCCCGCCCTGCTGTTCAATCTGCTGCGCATGGCACAGTCGCAAAACCTGGAGGCGCGCGCGCCTTACCTGTCCTTGCCCGAGCTGGTCCAGGCCTACCCGGCCGAAGACCTCAAGGCCTGGGAGACCCTGCTGCAGGCCGTGGCGGCCAAGATTCCGCAGCTGCCCCAGATCCAGCACTGCGAAAAGCTCTACCCGCGCCTGAGCGCAGAATTGGCAGCCAAGGCCCAGGCGCAGTGGCCGCAGGTGCCCGCCGGCAACCTGCAGCTGGTGGCCGGCGCCTTGCTGCTTGGCCACATCCTGGGCATGGGCGTCGAGCACACCGCCAGCCAGCTGCTGCCCGGCGCGCTGGCCTCATCAGCGCGCCTGCTGGCCCAGGAGTGGCAGGCGTTGCTGCCCGTGCTGGCCTAA
- a CDS encoding ferritin-like domain-containing protein, which translates to MELRQCALQALCVADAEEKSALTLAMYAQRATISIAPGAQLQVPEGISLPGHPARPELKVHTAMGRRSPATAEGRAILLHAIAHIEFNAINLALDAIWRYEGMPEAFYQDWLQVAGEEAKHFRLLRAHLRKWGHDYGDYPAHQGLWTMCEKTADDIVARMALVPRTLEARGLDATPQIQAKLQQTAAPDALEAVAILDIILREEVGHVAIGNHWYRFLCAQRDLDPEQHYSWLVSHYEAPRPRPPINLPARRQAGFSQSELDWLQGQL; encoded by the coding sequence ATGGAATTACGTCAATGTGCCTTGCAAGCCCTGTGTGTGGCCGATGCCGAGGAAAAATCCGCGCTCACTCTTGCCATGTATGCGCAAAGAGCCACTATTTCAATAGCACCCGGGGCGCAGCTGCAAGTGCCCGAGGGCATCAGCCTGCCCGGCCACCCGGCCAGACCCGAGCTCAAGGTCCATACCGCCATGGGCCGGCGCTCCCCGGCAACGGCTGAGGGGCGCGCCATCTTGCTGCACGCCATCGCCCACATCGAGTTCAACGCCATCAACCTGGCGCTCGATGCCATCTGGCGCTATGAAGGCATGCCCGAGGCCTTCTACCAGGACTGGCTGCAGGTGGCGGGCGAGGAAGCCAAGCATTTCCGGCTGCTGCGTGCCCACTTGCGCAAATGGGGCCATGACTATGGCGACTACCCCGCGCACCAGGGTCTGTGGACCATGTGCGAGAAAACGGCCGATGACATCGTGGCGCGCATGGCCTTGGTACCCCGCACCCTGGAGGCCCGTGGTTTGGATGCAACTCCCCAGATCCAGGCAAAATTGCAACAAACAGCTGCGCCAGACGCACTGGAGGCGGTCGCCATCCTGGACATCATCCTGCGCGAAGAGGTGGGACATGTGGCGATCGGCAACCACTGGTACCGGTTTCTTTGTGCGCAGCGCGATCTGGACCCAGAGCAGCACTACAGCTGGCTTGTCAGCCACTACGAGGCACCCCGCCCCCGCCCGCCAATCAACCTGCCTGCCCGCCGCCAGGCCGGGTTCAGCCAGAGCGAGTTGGACTGGCTGCAGGGGCAACTGTAA
- a CDS encoding gamma carbonic anhydrase family protein → MAKYELDGVQPQVAASAWIADSAQVVGRVEMAADSSVWFGAILRGDNDPIRIGEGSNIQDGSVLHTDKGKPLDIGKHVTIGHNVILHGCTIGDASLIGMGAIVLNGAKIGRHCLVGAGAVVTENKEFPEGSLIVGSPAKVVRQLSQEQIEGLRRSAEGYMANARRFKSGLRKLPD, encoded by the coding sequence ATGGCGAAGTATGAACTCGATGGTGTGCAACCGCAGGTTGCCGCCTCGGCATGGATTGCAGACAGCGCGCAGGTGGTCGGCCGCGTGGAGATGGCCGCAGACAGCAGTGTGTGGTTTGGTGCCATTCTGCGCGGGGACAATGACCCGATCCGCATTGGCGAGGGCAGCAATATTCAGGACGGCAGCGTGCTGCACACCGACAAGGGCAAGCCCTTGGACATCGGCAAGCACGTCACCATCGGCCATAACGTCATCTTGCATGGCTGCACGATTGGCGATGCGTCGCTGATCGGCATGGGCGCCATTGTGCTCAACGGCGCCAAAATCGGCCGCCATTGCCTCGTGGGTGCTGGCGCGGTGGTGACCGAGAACAAGGAGTTTCCTGAAGGCAGCTTGATTGTGGGCAGCCCCGCCAAGGTGGTACGCCAGTTGAGCCAGGAGCAGATCGAGGGGCTGCGGCGCAGCGCTGAGGGCTATATGGCCAATGCGCGGCGTTTCAAATCGGGTCTGCGAAAATTGCCGGATTGA
- a CDS encoding Hsp33 family molecular chaperone HslO — MSELHKFLFDGLPVRGAIVRLTDAWQEILQRRAVNTSTGPYPLPVQEMLGEMTAAGVLMQSNIKFNGALVFQISGDGPVKLAVTEVLTNLSVRSTVTMVGDLPADATLTDLVNVHGKGRCAITLDPKDRQPGQQPYQGVVPLVDVDGQPLQSMAAILQQYMRQSEQLDTVLVLAANDKVAAGLIVQRMPIKGEANLAAGAQNTEEVDQIGLNEEYNRIAHLAASLTRDELLSLDVETILHRLFWEEKLLRFVPEDGEGGPHFACTCSRERVGNMLRSLGQEESDSILEEQGMIEVGCEFCGQQYRFDAVDVAHLFTERGNDPPASNLVQ, encoded by the coding sequence GTGTCTGAACTGCATAAATTTTTGTTTGATGGGCTGCCCGTGCGGGGAGCCATTGTTCGACTGACCGATGCCTGGCAAGAGATCTTGCAGCGCCGCGCCGTCAATACCAGTACCGGCCCGTACCCGCTGCCCGTGCAGGAGATGCTCGGCGAGATGACCGCCGCTGGCGTGCTGATGCAGTCCAACATCAAATTCAATGGCGCGCTGGTGTTCCAGATCTCGGGTGATGGCCCGGTGAAGCTGGCCGTCACCGAGGTGCTGACCAACCTGAGCGTGCGCTCCACCGTCACGATGGTGGGCGACTTGCCCGCCGATGCGACCTTGACCGACCTGGTCAATGTGCATGGCAAGGGCCGCTGCGCGATCACCTTGGACCCCAAAGACAGGCAACCTGGTCAGCAGCCCTACCAGGGCGTGGTGCCGCTGGTCGATGTGGATGGCCAGCCGCTCCAGAGCATGGCTGCCATCTTGCAGCAGTACATGCGCCAGTCCGAGCAGCTCGACACCGTGCTGGTGCTGGCAGCCAACGACAAGGTGGCCGCTGGCCTGATCGTGCAGCGCATGCCGATCAAGGGCGAGGCCAATCTGGCCGCAGGCGCGCAGAACACCGAAGAGGTCGACCAGATCGGCCTCAATGAAGAGTACAACCGCATTGCCCACTTGGCTGCCAGCCTGACCCGCGATGAGCTGCTGAGCCTCGATGTCGAGACCATCCTGCACCGCCTGTTCTGGGAAGAAAAGCTGCTGCGCTTTGTGCCTGAAGACGGCGAAGGCGGCCCGCACTTTGCCTGCACCTGCAGCCGCGAGCGTGTGGGCAATATGCTGCGCAGCCTGGGCCAGGAAGAGTCCGACAGCATTCTGGAAGAGCAGGGCATGATCGAGGTGGGCTGCGAATTCTGTGGCCAGCAGTACCGCTTTGACGCTGTCGATGTGGCGCATCTGTTTACCGAGCGCGGCAATGACCCGCCGGCCTCCAACCTGGTGCAGTGA
- a CDS encoding FtsB family cell division protein: protein MISRIVPFVLLAILVSIHAQLWSGRGSVPYVKDMKQQIATQKTENEAATRENVRLETEVNDLKQGMDMVEGKARNELGMVKPNEVFVQYTRK, encoded by the coding sequence ATGATCTCTCGCATTGTTCCCTTTGTGCTGCTGGCCATTTTGGTCAGCATCCATGCCCAGCTCTGGAGTGGGCGCGGCAGCGTGCCCTATGTCAAGGACATGAAGCAGCAAATCGCCACGCAGAAAACAGAGAACGAAGCGGCCACGCGTGAGAACGTGCGCCTGGAGACCGAGGTCAACGACCTCAAGCAGGGCATGGACATGGTCGAAGGCAAGGCCCGCAATGAGCTGGGCATGGTCAAGCCCAATGAAGTATTTGTGCAGTACACGCGCAAATAA
- the eno gene encoding phosphopyruvate hydratase — translation MSAIVDIVGREILDSRGNPTVECDVLLESGVMGRAAVPSGASTGSREAIELRDGDKSRYLGKGVLKAVEHINTEISEAILGLDAAEQAFLDKTLIDLDNTDNKSRLGANAMLAVSMAVARAAAEEAGLPLYRYFGGMGGVQLPVPMMNVINGGAHANNSLDLQEFMIVPVGAPSFREALRWGAEVFHALKKIIDSRGMPTAVGDEGGFAPSVENHEAAIQLILEAIDQAGYTAGEQIALALDCAASEFYKDGKYVLEGEGGISLTAEQWTDMLAAWCDKYPIISIEDGMHEGDWDGWKVLTERLGKKVQLVGDDLFVTNTKILKEGIDKGIANSILIKINQIGTLSETFAAIEMAKRAGYTAVISHRSGETEDSTIADIAVGLNAGQIKTGSLSRSDRMAKYNQLLRIEEDLGEVAVYPGRAAFYNLR, via the coding sequence GTGAGTGCAATTGTTGATATTGTTGGCCGCGAAATTCTGGATTCGCGTGGCAACCCCACCGTGGAATGTGATGTACTGCTGGAATCGGGTGTGATGGGCCGCGCGGCCGTCCCATCGGGCGCCTCCACCGGTTCGCGTGAAGCCATCGAGCTGCGCGACGGCGACAAGAGCCGCTACCTGGGCAAGGGCGTGCTCAAGGCCGTCGAGCACATCAATACCGAAATCTCCGAAGCCATCCTGGGCCTGGACGCCGCCGAACAGGCCTTCCTGGACAAGACCCTGATCGATCTTGACAACACCGACAACAAGAGCCGCCTGGGCGCCAATGCCATGCTGGCCGTGTCGATGGCCGTGGCCCGCGCTGCTGCCGAAGAAGCCGGTCTGCCGCTGTACCGCTACTTTGGCGGCATGGGTGGTGTGCAGCTGCCCGTGCCGATGATGAACGTGATCAACGGTGGCGCGCACGCCAACAACTCGCTGGACCTGCAAGAGTTCATGATCGTGCCCGTGGGCGCGCCGAGCTTTCGCGAAGCGCTGCGCTGGGGTGCTGAAGTGTTCCACGCGCTGAAGAAGATCATCGACAGCCGTGGCATGCCCACCGCCGTGGGTGACGAAGGTGGTTTTGCGCCATCGGTCGAGAACCATGAAGCCGCCATCCAGCTGATCCTCGAAGCCATCGACCAGGCCGGCTACACCGCTGGCGAGCAGATCGCTCTGGCGCTGGACTGCGCTGCCTCCGAGTTCTACAAGGACGGCAAGTACGTGCTCGAAGGCGAAGGCGGCATCAGCCTGACGGCCGAGCAATGGACCGACATGCTGGCCGCCTGGTGCGACAAGTACCCCATCATCTCCATCGAAGACGGCATGCACGAAGGCGACTGGGATGGCTGGAAGGTGCTGACCGAGCGCCTGGGCAAGAAGGTGCAACTGGTGGGTGACGACCTGTTCGTGACCAACACCAAGATCCTCAAGGAAGGCATCGACAAGGGCATCGCCAACTCGATCCTGATCAAGATCAACCAGATCGGTACCTTGAGCGAAACCTTTGCCGCTATCGAGATGGCCAAGCGCGCCGGCTACACCGCCGTGATCTCGCACCGCTCGGGCGAGACCGAAGACAGCACCATCGCCGATATCGCCGTGGGCTTGAACGCGGGCCAGATCAAGACCGGGTCGCTCAGCCGCTCGGACCGCATGGCCAAGTACAACCAGTTGCTGCGCATTGAAGAAGACCTGGGCGAAGTGGCCGTGTACCCCGGCCGCGCCGCCTTCTACAATCTGCGCTAA
- a CDS encoding DUF1330 domain-containing protein, whose amino-acid sequence MPSAYIIASVTVTNPEQYEEYRKYSTIAMQTYGAEVCVRGGKVEVIEGDWNPGRTVILKFKDSEQARRFYDSPEYSKAREARAGAAIMRMVLVEGV is encoded by the coding sequence ATGCCAAGCGCATACATCATTGCATCGGTCACCGTCACCAACCCCGAGCAGTACGAGGAGTACCGCAAGTACAGCACCATCGCCATGCAAACCTATGGCGCCGAGGTCTGCGTGCGCGGCGGCAAGGTCGAGGTGATCGAGGGCGACTGGAACCCCGGCCGCACCGTGATCCTGAAGTTCAAGGACAGCGAGCAAGCCCGCCGTTTCTATGATTCGCCCGAATACAGCAAGGCGCGCGAAGCGCGTGCCGGCGCCGCCATCATGCGCATGGTGCTGGTCGAAGGCGTTTGA
- the kdsA gene encoding 3-deoxy-8-phosphooctulonate synthase, with protein sequence MQLCGFDIGLDKPFFLIAGPCVVESEQLQMDVAGQLKEMTSSLGIPFIFKSSFDKANRSSGTSFRGPGMEKGLEILAKVKKELNVPILTDVHTEAEVPYVASIVDVLQTPAFLCRQTDFIRAVAQSGKPVNIKKGQFLAPHDMKNVIDKARAAAKEVGLPEDSFMACERGASFGYNNLVSDMRSLAIMRETNAPVVFDATHSVQLPGGNGTSSGGMREMVPVLARAAIAVGVAGVFMETHPDPCNALSDGPNAVPLKHMKALLETMVALDSITKKNGFLENNFGA encoded by the coding sequence ATGCAATTGTGCGGATTTGATATCGGGCTTGATAAACCGTTTTTCCTGATCGCCGGCCCCTGCGTGGTCGAGTCCGAGCAGCTGCAGATGGATGTGGCCGGACAGCTCAAGGAAATGACGTCCAGCCTGGGCATCCCCTTTATCTTCAAGAGCAGCTTTGACAAGGCCAACCGCAGCTCGGGCACGAGCTTTCGCGGCCCCGGCATGGAAAAGGGCCTGGAGATTCTGGCCAAGGTGAAAAAAGAGCTGAATGTGCCCATCCTCACCGATGTGCACACCGAAGCCGAAGTGCCCTATGTGGCCAGCATCGTCGATGTGCTGCAGACCCCGGCCTTCCTGTGCCGCCAGACTGACTTCATCCGTGCGGTCGCCCAATCGGGCAAGCCGGTCAATATCAAGAAGGGCCAGTTTCTGGCGCCCCATGACATGAAGAATGTCATCGACAAGGCCCGCGCTGCCGCCAAGGAAGTGGGCCTGCCCGAAGACAGCTTCATGGCCTGCGAACGCGGCGCCAGCTTTGGCTACAACAACCTGGTGAGCGACATGCGCTCGCTGGCCATCATGCGCGAAACCAACGCGCCCGTGGTGTTCGACGCCACGCACAGCGTGCAGTTGCCCGGCGGCAATGGCACGTCGAGTGGCGGCATGCGCGAAATGGTGCCCGTGCTGGCCCGTGCAGCGATTGCCGTGGGCGTCGCTGGCGTGTTCATGGAAACCCATCCCGACCCCTGCAACGCCCTGAGCGACGGCCCCAACGCCGTGCCGCTCAAGCACATGAAGGCCTTGCTCGAAACCATGGTGGCGCTGGACAGCATCACCAAGAAGAACGGTTTTCTGGAAAACAATTTTGGAGCTTAA
- a CDS encoding CTP synthase produces MTKFVFVTGGVVSSLGKGIASASLAAILESRGLKVTLIKLDPYINVDPGTMSPFQHGEVFVTDDGAETDLDLGHYERFIETRMRQTNNFTTGRIYQSVLEKERRGDYLGKTVQVIPHITNEIQEYVKRGAGIGTDHAVDVAICEIGGTVGDIESLPFLEAVRQLSLKLGPNNSAFVHLTYLPYIAAAGELKTKPTQHTVQKLREIGIQPDALLCRAQHAVPEEERDKISLFTNVQSWGVISMWDVDTIYKVPRMLHEQGLDGLICDKLRLNTPPANLKRWDDLVYETEHPKGEVAIAMVGKYVELSDAYKSVNEALKHAGMQNHVRVKITHVDSETIHDSDAAELLKSYDGILVPGGFGSRGVEGKISTAKFAREGKVPYLGICLGMQVATIEYARHVAGLDNANSTEFDRQTPHPVIALITEWKDADGTIKTRDENSDLGGTMRLGAQSSDVQKDSLAHSIYGDVVTERHRHRYEANTQYLDQLRSAGLVISALTQREHLTEIVELPKAVHPWFIGVQFHPEFKSTPWAGHPLFNAFIKAAVDRKKQAAK; encoded by the coding sequence ATGACCAAATTTGTCTTCGTTACTGGCGGTGTGGTGTCTTCCCTGGGCAAGGGAATCGCCTCAGCCTCCCTTGCAGCGATTTTGGAATCGCGCGGACTCAAAGTCACCCTGATCAAGTTGGATCCATACATCAACGTGGATCCAGGCACCATGTCTCCCTTCCAGCACGGCGAAGTGTTTGTGACGGACGATGGCGCCGAGACCGACTTGGACCTGGGCCACTATGAGCGTTTCATCGAAACGCGCATGCGCCAGACGAACAACTTCACGACCGGCCGCATCTACCAAAGCGTTCTAGAAAAGGAGCGCCGTGGTGATTACCTGGGCAAGACCGTGCAGGTCATCCCGCACATCACCAACGAGATCCAGGAATACGTCAAGCGCGGCGCCGGCATCGGCACCGACCACGCTGTCGATGTCGCCATCTGCGAGATCGGCGGCACGGTCGGCGATATCGAGTCGCTGCCCTTCCTGGAAGCGGTGCGCCAGCTGTCGCTCAAGCTCGGCCCCAACAACTCGGCCTTTGTGCACCTGACCTACCTGCCCTACATTGCAGCGGCCGGCGAGCTCAAGACCAAGCCTACCCAGCACACGGTGCAAAAGCTGCGCGAAATCGGTATTCAGCCCGATGCGCTGCTGTGCCGCGCCCAGCATGCGGTGCCTGAGGAAGAGCGTGACAAGATCTCCTTGTTCACCAACGTCCAGTCCTGGGGCGTCATCAGCATGTGGGATGTGGACACCATCTACAAGGTGCCCCGCATGCTGCACGAGCAGGGCCTCGATGGCCTCATCTGCGACAAGCTGCGCCTGAACACGCCGCCGGCCAACCTCAAGCGCTGGGATGACCTGGTCTATGAGACCGAGCACCCCAAGGGTGAAGTGGCCATCGCGATGGTCGGCAAGTATGTCGAGCTGTCGGATGCCTACAAGTCCGTCAACGAAGCGCTCAAGCACGCCGGCATGCAAAACCATGTGCGCGTCAAGATCACGCACGTGGATTCGGAAACCATCCATGACAGCGATGCAGCCGAGCTGCTCAAGAGCTATGACGGCATTTTGGTGCCCGGCGGCTTTGGCTCGCGCGGTGTCGAAGGCAAGATCTCCACGGCCAAGTTTGCCCGTGAAGGCAAGGTGCCCTACCTGGGCATCTGCCTGGGCATGCAGGTGGCCACCATCGAATACGCCCGCCATGTGGCGGGCCTGGACAACGCCAACTCCACCGAGTTTGACCGCCAGACGCCCCACCCCGTGATCGCGCTGATCACCGAGTGGAAGGATGCCGACGGCACCATCAAGACCCGCGACGAGAACTCGGACCTGGGCGGCACGATGCGCCTGGGCGCGCAATCGTCCGATGTGCAAAAGGACTCACTGGCCCACAGCATCTATGGCGATGTGGTGACCGAGCGCCACCGCCACCGCTACGAGGCCAACACCCAGTACCTGGACCAGCTGCGCAGCGCCGGCCTGGTGATCTCGGCGCTGACCCAGCGTGAGCATCTGACCGAGATTGTCGAGCTGCCCAAGGCGGTGCACCCCTGGTTCATCGGTGTGCAGTTCCACCCCGAGTTCAAGTCCACCCCCTGGGCCGGCCATCCGCTGTTCAATGCCTTCATCAAGGCGGCAGTCGATCGCAAGAAGCAGGCAGCCAAGTAA
- the coaBC gene encoding bifunctional phosphopantothenoylcysteine decarboxylase/phosphopantothenate--cysteine ligase CoaBC: protein MNQLHGKHIVLGMSGGVAAFKSAELCRRLIKAGATVQVVMTESATQFMTPVTMQALSNRPVYTSQWDAREHNNMPHINLSREADAIVVAPCSADFIARLVQGRADELLSLLCLARPIDTVPLILAPAMNREMWAHPATQRNLRQVQADGAVVLGVGNGDQACGETGDGRMLEAAEIEEELQYFFSAKALAGKKLLITAGPTFEAIDPVRGITNLSSGKMGFAIARASQAAGAEVMLVAGPVHVPTPRGVRRIDVQSAQDMLQAVLAHIDGADVFVATAAVADWRPAQAADQKIKKDGSGEVPQLAFVENPDILATVAQLPRAQCGDLYCVGFAAESENLLANAQAKRLRKQIPLLVGNIGPATFGKDDNALLLVDAQGHKELPHASKAVLGEQLVAEIAKRIAR, encoded by the coding sequence ATGAACCAGCTCCATGGAAAACATATTGTCCTCGGCATGTCGGGCGGCGTTGCCGCCTTCAAGTCTGCCGAGCTGTGCCGCCGGTTGATCAAGGCGGGCGCGACCGTGCAGGTGGTCATGACCGAGTCGGCCACCCAGTTCATGACGCCGGTGACGATGCAGGCGCTCTCCAACCGCCCGGTCTATACCTCGCAGTGGGATGCGCGCGAGCACAACAACATGCCGCACATCAACCTCAGCCGCGAGGCCGATGCCATTGTGGTGGCCCCTTGCAGCGCCGACTTTATCGCCCGCCTGGTGCAAGGCCGCGCCGATGAGCTGCTGAGCCTGTTGTGCCTAGCGCGGCCGATCGATACCGTGCCCTTGATCCTGGCCCCGGCGATGAACCGCGAGATGTGGGCCCACCCTGCGACACAGCGCAACCTGCGCCAGGTGCAGGCAGATGGTGCGGTGGTACTGGGCGTGGGCAATGGCGACCAGGCCTGCGGCGAGACCGGTGACGGCCGCATGCTGGAGGCCGCCGAGATCGAGGAAGAGCTGCAGTATTTTTTCAGCGCCAAGGCGCTGGCAGGCAAAAAGCTGCTGATCACCGCCGGCCCCACGTTTGAGGCGATTGACCCGGTGCGGGGCATCACCAACCTCTCGAGCGGCAAGATGGGCTTTGCGATTGCCCGCGCCTCCCAGGCCGCTGGCGCCGAGGTCATGCTGGTAGCCGGCCCCGTGCATGTGCCCACGCCGCGCGGTGTGCGCCGCATCGATGTGCAATCGGCGCAAGACATGCTCCAAGCGGTGCTGGCCCACATTGACGGCGCCGATGTATTTGTCGCCACCGCTGCGGTGGCCGACTGGCGCCCAGCCCAGGCGGCCGACCAGAAGATCAAAAAAGACGGCAGTGGCGAGGTGCCGCAGCTGGCCTTTGTCGAGAACCCGGACATTCTGGCCACCGTTGCCCAGCTGCCGCGCGCCCAATGCGGCGATCTGTACTGCGTGGGCTTTGCTGCAGAAAGCGAAAACCTGCTGGCTAATGCCCAGGCCAAGCGCCTGCGCAAGCAGATCCCGCTCTTGGTCGGCAATATTGGCCCCGCTACCTTTGGCAAGGATGACAACGCCTTGCTGCTGGTGGATGCGCAAGGCCACAAGGAGCTGCCCCATGCCAGCAAGGCAGTCTTGGGTGAGCAGCTGGTCGCCGAGATTGCCAAGCGCATCGCGCGCTAG